The following are encoded together in the Manduca sexta isolate Smith_Timp_Sample1 chromosome 22, JHU_Msex_v1.0, whole genome shotgun sequence genome:
- the LOC115449694 gene encoding zinc finger protein jing isoform X1: MADGSPEDRAGPTQMNDLTFSAPDKGHRDTKKCSDDTFNGDSVKLSLYKDQETSDSCEKSDTRGVAAERGPLAADTRKQTDANVPESDDRKKRCFDRYDSSESSDSGVAVLSPTESGGCSGSDITEPRSPRSPESSCGTEEGAGARMPPWASDPAPPAPRRLAAQPAPVRRANPPVHRRITEYFNHKMKPQNGLKRDATAPTNDDTKRKCLPKNGVTHDLEKYISYLSQTLSPKVLMDVGKQADSLRRPSASAVNGFVDATKPADLSKSTSISNVNAIVDFSRSKDISDRMHTTMNGFVEVRHVSETLSKEKPSGGLLNGLVDGKKHAFETKTTPDPSANCIMPFNKKIGEPTKRKVPIPASNEMVNMRIAPATSINQSPKKFATSKPESVRINGVVSSTTKLDSRMNGVTCGSNNLSLNPITAKPVPAKKDASKKNSMPAKRTNRKSSACIANSKNLTWSKANNLKQVQLQQKQNCVNSIQSASIKQNGTDISAAPKMSIPNGVRQVSMTMNGSLGNLNVPVTNLQNCHQINIPQPCNGTVPSNNIPSFVAVPQNVMLTTLRIPQNGLPAHTLGQQNNMTAFNRTNVNVSSPTKLSGQLVFPLMQNINGTVVQIPNLMAKVPNFVLPQTPQLTAQRQDHMQNQQAAQILINGTLLKLANTMTSTYTNVNKAGPVTSQSIPVMNKNVPGLQTVGVTVQSKPNYTVNLSHPVLMPQPGFIVTSVPNINVKETWSYSGTNTASSSQSTCSNPIANHPPPVLANFATQALHTSSIPIAPVKPPDNPIQGTDPPSSTVKEPEMSEVTNPKCDIPWLSKNVNNNIVPLETNKMNTRPFAQVSSLSDKLEELVTDKIKEHKSDESKDEVRKDSVVEELRKVEEVARREETIFTQITVLKDVSSNVHNAVIETNFCSTTTESESGIGTDKSIDSPSDSQTSKECDEDSTLSLSVSVCSVEVQSQKSPILKQPKTLRFPPKSATKTDSDQRTTSTDTTTTVTVCLWENCKKEFESDPDLLDHLQTAHVETQAGKENYVCLWEQCKVRGKPSCSRLWLERHALSHGGNKPFKCIVDGCERRFSTQTLLERHVNNHFNEATPNTSGGKKTTETGSKLIRRNGKKLRYRRQPWSARMFDFFDAGMMEGLAWRLLRCTRWRLGGACPLREPLGRHTLTLHAALAATRYNAVERRREALLTYYPPHVLEDEWVPEKDVKRIKRVEIASLPVNTKVILFEQFCASYRKSSSPPPAKCPPSTPVATPSRTLPARHCTSSRLLNNLIAKQKKTAETRNGCSATNVPMVYREEEKTERVEVSGAKKRKLGRRYGGNVFWPCGR, from the exons CGGCGTGGCGGTGCTGAGTCCGACGGAGAGCGGCGGCTGCAGCGGTAGCGATATCACGGAgccgcgctcgccgcgcagCCCCGAGTCGTCGTGCGGCACCGAAGAGGGCGCGGGAGCGCGCATGCCGCCGTGGGCGAGTGACCCGGCGCCGCCGGCTCCGCGACGCCTCGCGGCCCAACCGGCGCCCGTCCGCCGCGCCAACCCGCCCGTCCACCGCCGTATTACCGAATACTTTAACCACAAGATGAAGCCGCAGAACGGCCTCAAGCGCGACGCCACCGCGCCCACCAACGATGACACCAAAAGAAAGTGCCTACCCAAAAACGGCGTCACGCACGACTTGGAGAAATATATCTCTTACTTATCACAGACGCTCAGCCCCAAAGTGTTGATGGACGTGGGAAAACAGGCTGACTCCTTACGGAGACCATCCGCGTCTGCTGTAAACGGCTTTGTGGACGCGACCAAACCGGCCGATCTCAGTAAATCAACATCCATTTCAAACGTTAACGCTATTGTCGACTTCAGTAGGTCCAAGGACATCAGTGACAGGATGCACACAACGATGAACGGTTTTGTTGAAGTGCGGCACGTTTCGGAGACACTCTCCAAGGAGAAGCCATCGGGCGGGCTTCTCAACGGGCTGGTAGACGGCAAGAAGCACGCTTTCGAAACAAAAACTACACCGGACCCATCCGCCAACTGCATCATGCctttcaacaaaaaaattggaGAACCTACCAAACGCAAAGTCCCAATTCCTGCTTCAAATGAAATGGTCAATATGAGGATAGCGCCTGCGACCTCTATCAATCAATCCCCAAAAAAATTTGCGACTTCCAAACCAGAATCTGTCAGAATTAATGGTGTCGTGAGTTCAACGACCAAGCTAGACAGCAGGATGAATGGAGTCACCTGTGGATCAAATAATCTCAGTTTAAATCCGATCACTGCGAAACCGGTACCGGCAAAAAAAGATGCGTCCAAAAAAAACTCGATGCCGGCCAAAAGAACGAATCGAAAATCATCTGCGTGTATTGCGAACAGTAAAAACCTGACATGGTCGAAAGcgaacaatttaaaacaagttCAACTTCAGCAGAAACAAAACTGTGTTAACTCCATTCAAAGTGCTTCAATAAAACAGAACGGGACTGATATTAGTGCCGCGCCAAAAATGAGCATACCGAACGGAGTTCGACAAGTGTCGATGACGATGAATGGGAGTTTAGGAAATTTAAATGTACCTGTAACTAATCTGCAGAACTGTCACCAAATTAACATACCGCAGCCTTGTAATGGCACTGTGCCGTCGAATAATATACCCTCGTTTGTCGCTGTACCTCAAAACGTGATGCTCACTACATTGAGAATACCTCAAAACGGTTTACCGGCGCACACATTAgggcaacaaaataatatgacaGCCTTCAATCGGACAAACGTCAATGTGTCAAGTCCAACAAAATTAAGTGGCCAGTTAGTTTTTCCGCTGATGCAAAATATAAACGGGACGGTCGTTCAAATACCTAATCTAATGGCGAAGGTGCCCAACTTCGTTCTTCCTCAAACACCACAGTTGACTGCACAGAGACAGGACCACATGCAAAATCAACAAGCAGCGCAAATTCTCATAAACGGTACATTGTTGAAGCTGGCTAACACCATGACATCGACGTATACGAATGTGAATAAAGCTGGTCCGGTCACGAGTCAGTCCATCCCGGTGATGAATAAGAACGTTCCCGGACTACAGACTGTCGGCGTGACAGTTCAATCGAAACCGAATTATACTGTCAATCTTAGCCACCCGGTTCTCATGCCACAACCAGGTTTTATTGTCACTTCAGTGCCAAATATAAACGTGAAAGAGACCTGGAGTTACTCGGGAACCAACACCGCGTCTTCCTCGCAATCAACGTGCTCAAATCCTATAGCGAACCATCCGCCACCTGTGTTGGCGAACTTCGCCACCCAGGCGCTGCACACGAGTAGTATACCCATAGCGCCTGTGAAACCGCCCGATAACCCCATCCAAGGCACCGATCCACCTAGTAGCACGGTCAAGGAGCCGGAGATGAGTGAAGTGACAAATCCAAAGTGTGATATACCTTGGCTGtctaaaaatgttaacaataatattgttccATTAGAAACTAATAAAATGAACACGAGGCCTTTCGCACAAGTAAGTAGTTTATCAGATAAATTAGAAGAGTTAGTGACAGATAAAATTAAGGAACATAAAAGCGACGAGAGCAAGGACGAAGTGAGAAAAGATAGCGTGGTTGAGGAACTGAGGAAAGTGGAAGAAGTAGCGCGGAGAGAAGAGACGATATTCACGCAAATAACAGTCTTGAAAGATGTTTCATCAAACGTGCACAACGCTGTGATAGAAACAAACTTTTGTAGTACGACCACCGAGTCGGAGTCGGGGATAGGAACGGACAAGTCGATAGATTCTCCGAGCGACTCACAAACGAGTAAGGAATGCGACGAAGATTCAACGCTGTCGTTAAGTGTGAGCGTGTGTTCGGTGGAGGTTCAAAGCCAAAAGAGTCCGATCCTGAAGCAGCCGAAGACCCTTCGCTTCCCGCCGAAGAGCGCGACCAAGACGGACAGCGACCAGCGGACGACGAGCACTGACACCACGACCACTGTCACCGTGTGCCTGTGGGAGAACTGCAAGAAAGAGTTTGAGAGTGATCCCGATCTCTTAGACCACTTGCAG ACTGCTCACGTGGAAACCCAGGCTGGGAAGGAGAACTACGTGTGTCTATGGGAGCAGTGTAAAGTCCGCGGCAAGCCGTCCTGTTCGCGCCTGTGGCTCGAACGTCACGCGCTGTCCCACGGTGGAAACAAGCCCTTCAAATGCATCGTCGACGGCTGCGAGCGTCGCTTCTCCACTCAG ACTTTGTTAGAGCGGCACGTGAATAACCATTTCAATGAGGCGACGCCGAACACAAGTGGAGGAAAGAAGACGACGGAGACAGGGTCCAAGCTCATCAGAAGGAATGGCAAGAAGCTGAGGTACCGAAGACAGCCATGGTCTG CGCGCATGTTCGACTTCTTCGACGCGGGCATGATGGAGGGCCTGGCGTGGCGGCTGCTGCGCTGCACGCGCTGGCGGCTCGGCGGCGCGTGTCCGCTGCGCGAGCCGCTCGGCCGCCACACGCTCACGCTgcacgccgcgctcgccgccaccAGATACAACGCCGTCGAGCGACGCAGGGAGGCGCTGCTCACCTACTACCCGCCGCATGT GTTGGAGGACGAATGGGTGCCCGAGAAAGACGTGAAGCGGATCAAGAGAGTCGAGATCGCGTCCCTTCCCGTCAACACGAAGGTGATTCTGTTCGAGCAGTTCTGCGCGTCGTACCGCAAGTCTTCGTCACCGCCACCTGCCAAGTGTCCTCCGTCTACACCCGTCGCGACGCCCTCACGAACCCTCCCGGCGAGACACTGCACTTCCTCCCGACTTCTTAACAACCTCATCGCCAAGCAAAAGAAGACAGCGGAGACCAGAAACGGCTGCAGCGCGACCAATGTTCCGATGGTGTACAGAGAAGAAGAGAAGACGGAGCGGGTGGAGGTGAGCGGCGCGAAGAAGAGGAAGCTCGGCCGGCGATACGGCGGCAACGTGTTTTGGCCGTGCGGTCGATAA
- the LOC115449694 gene encoding zinc finger protein jing homolog isoform X2 yields the protein MADGSPEDRAGPTQMNDLTFSAPDKGHRDTKKCSDDTFNGDSVKLSLYKDQETSDSCEKSDTRGVAAERGPLAADTRKQTDANVPESDDRKKRCFDRYDSSESSDSGVAVLSPTESGGCSGSDITEPRSPRSPESSCGTEEGAGARMPPWASDPAPPAPRRLAAQPAPVRRANPPVHRRITEYFNHKMKPQNGLKRDATAPTNDDTKRKCLPKNGVTHDLEKYISYLSQTLSPKVLMDVGKQADSLRRPSASAVNGFVDATKPADLSKSTSISNVNAIVDFSRSKDISDRMHTTMNGFVEVRHVSETLSKEKPSGGLLNGLVDGKKHAFETKTTPDPSANCIMPFNKKIGEPTKRKVPIPASNEMVNMRIAPATSINQSPKKFATSKPESVRINGVVSSTTKLDSRMNGVTCGSNNLSLNPITAKPVPAKKDASKKNSMPAKRTNRKSSACIANSKNLTWSKANNLKQVQLQQKQNCVNSIQSASIKQNGTDISAAPKMSIPNGVRQVSMTMNGSLGNLNVPVTNLQNCHQINIPQPCNGTVPSNNIPSFVAVPQNVMLTTLRIPQNGLPAHTLGQQNNMTAFNRTNVNVSSPTKLSGQLVFPLMQNINGTVVQIPNLMAKVPNFVLPQTPQLTAQRQDHMQNQQAAQILINGTLLKLANTMTSTYTNVNKAGPVTSQSIPVMNKNVPGLQTVGVTVQSKPNYTVNLSHPVLMPQPGFIVTSVPNINVKETWSYSGTNTASSSQSTCSNPIANHPPPVLANFATQALHTSSIPIAPVKPPDNPIQGTDPPSSTVKEPEMSEVTNPKCDIPWLSKNVNNNIVPLETNKMNTRPFAQVSSLSDKLEELVTDKIKEHKSDESKDEVRKDSVVEELRKVEEVARREETIFTQITVLKDVSSNVHNAVIETNFCSTTTESESGIGTDKSIDSPSDSQTSKECDEDSTLSLSVSVCSVEVQSQKSPILKQPKTLRFPPKSATKTDSDQRTTSTDTTTTVTVCLWENCKKEFESDPDLLDHLQTAHVETQAGKENYVCLWEQCKVRGKPSCSRLWLERHALSHGGNKPFKCIVDGCERRFSTQTLLERHVNNHFNEATPNTSGGKKTTETGSKLIRRNGKKLRYRRQPWSARMFDFFDAGMMEGLAWRLLRCTRWRLGGACPLREPLGRHTLTLHAALAATRYNAVERRREALLTYYPPHV from the exons CGGCGTGGCGGTGCTGAGTCCGACGGAGAGCGGCGGCTGCAGCGGTAGCGATATCACGGAgccgcgctcgccgcgcagCCCCGAGTCGTCGTGCGGCACCGAAGAGGGCGCGGGAGCGCGCATGCCGCCGTGGGCGAGTGACCCGGCGCCGCCGGCTCCGCGACGCCTCGCGGCCCAACCGGCGCCCGTCCGCCGCGCCAACCCGCCCGTCCACCGCCGTATTACCGAATACTTTAACCACAAGATGAAGCCGCAGAACGGCCTCAAGCGCGACGCCACCGCGCCCACCAACGATGACACCAAAAGAAAGTGCCTACCCAAAAACGGCGTCACGCACGACTTGGAGAAATATATCTCTTACTTATCACAGACGCTCAGCCCCAAAGTGTTGATGGACGTGGGAAAACAGGCTGACTCCTTACGGAGACCATCCGCGTCTGCTGTAAACGGCTTTGTGGACGCGACCAAACCGGCCGATCTCAGTAAATCAACATCCATTTCAAACGTTAACGCTATTGTCGACTTCAGTAGGTCCAAGGACATCAGTGACAGGATGCACACAACGATGAACGGTTTTGTTGAAGTGCGGCACGTTTCGGAGACACTCTCCAAGGAGAAGCCATCGGGCGGGCTTCTCAACGGGCTGGTAGACGGCAAGAAGCACGCTTTCGAAACAAAAACTACACCGGACCCATCCGCCAACTGCATCATGCctttcaacaaaaaaattggaGAACCTACCAAACGCAAAGTCCCAATTCCTGCTTCAAATGAAATGGTCAATATGAGGATAGCGCCTGCGACCTCTATCAATCAATCCCCAAAAAAATTTGCGACTTCCAAACCAGAATCTGTCAGAATTAATGGTGTCGTGAGTTCAACGACCAAGCTAGACAGCAGGATGAATGGAGTCACCTGTGGATCAAATAATCTCAGTTTAAATCCGATCACTGCGAAACCGGTACCGGCAAAAAAAGATGCGTCCAAAAAAAACTCGATGCCGGCCAAAAGAACGAATCGAAAATCATCTGCGTGTATTGCGAACAGTAAAAACCTGACATGGTCGAAAGcgaacaatttaaaacaagttCAACTTCAGCAGAAACAAAACTGTGTTAACTCCATTCAAAGTGCTTCAATAAAACAGAACGGGACTGATATTAGTGCCGCGCCAAAAATGAGCATACCGAACGGAGTTCGACAAGTGTCGATGACGATGAATGGGAGTTTAGGAAATTTAAATGTACCTGTAACTAATCTGCAGAACTGTCACCAAATTAACATACCGCAGCCTTGTAATGGCACTGTGCCGTCGAATAATATACCCTCGTTTGTCGCTGTACCTCAAAACGTGATGCTCACTACATTGAGAATACCTCAAAACGGTTTACCGGCGCACACATTAgggcaacaaaataatatgacaGCCTTCAATCGGACAAACGTCAATGTGTCAAGTCCAACAAAATTAAGTGGCCAGTTAGTTTTTCCGCTGATGCAAAATATAAACGGGACGGTCGTTCAAATACCTAATCTAATGGCGAAGGTGCCCAACTTCGTTCTTCCTCAAACACCACAGTTGACTGCACAGAGACAGGACCACATGCAAAATCAACAAGCAGCGCAAATTCTCATAAACGGTACATTGTTGAAGCTGGCTAACACCATGACATCGACGTATACGAATGTGAATAAAGCTGGTCCGGTCACGAGTCAGTCCATCCCGGTGATGAATAAGAACGTTCCCGGACTACAGACTGTCGGCGTGACAGTTCAATCGAAACCGAATTATACTGTCAATCTTAGCCACCCGGTTCTCATGCCACAACCAGGTTTTATTGTCACTTCAGTGCCAAATATAAACGTGAAAGAGACCTGGAGTTACTCGGGAACCAACACCGCGTCTTCCTCGCAATCAACGTGCTCAAATCCTATAGCGAACCATCCGCCACCTGTGTTGGCGAACTTCGCCACCCAGGCGCTGCACACGAGTAGTATACCCATAGCGCCTGTGAAACCGCCCGATAACCCCATCCAAGGCACCGATCCACCTAGTAGCACGGTCAAGGAGCCGGAGATGAGTGAAGTGACAAATCCAAAGTGTGATATACCTTGGCTGtctaaaaatgttaacaataatattgttccATTAGAAACTAATAAAATGAACACGAGGCCTTTCGCACAAGTAAGTAGTTTATCAGATAAATTAGAAGAGTTAGTGACAGATAAAATTAAGGAACATAAAAGCGACGAGAGCAAGGACGAAGTGAGAAAAGATAGCGTGGTTGAGGAACTGAGGAAAGTGGAAGAAGTAGCGCGGAGAGAAGAGACGATATTCACGCAAATAACAGTCTTGAAAGATGTTTCATCAAACGTGCACAACGCTGTGATAGAAACAAACTTTTGTAGTACGACCACCGAGTCGGAGTCGGGGATAGGAACGGACAAGTCGATAGATTCTCCGAGCGACTCACAAACGAGTAAGGAATGCGACGAAGATTCAACGCTGTCGTTAAGTGTGAGCGTGTGTTCGGTGGAGGTTCAAAGCCAAAAGAGTCCGATCCTGAAGCAGCCGAAGACCCTTCGCTTCCCGCCGAAGAGCGCGACCAAGACGGACAGCGACCAGCGGACGACGAGCACTGACACCACGACCACTGTCACCGTGTGCCTGTGGGAGAACTGCAAGAAAGAGTTTGAGAGTGATCCCGATCTCTTAGACCACTTGCAG ACTGCTCACGTGGAAACCCAGGCTGGGAAGGAGAACTACGTGTGTCTATGGGAGCAGTGTAAAGTCCGCGGCAAGCCGTCCTGTTCGCGCCTGTGGCTCGAACGTCACGCGCTGTCCCACGGTGGAAACAAGCCCTTCAAATGCATCGTCGACGGCTGCGAGCGTCGCTTCTCCACTCAG ACTTTGTTAGAGCGGCACGTGAATAACCATTTCAATGAGGCGACGCCGAACACAAGTGGAGGAAAGAAGACGACGGAGACAGGGTCCAAGCTCATCAGAAGGAATGGCAAGAAGCTGAGGTACCGAAGACAGCCATGGTCTG CGCGCATGTTCGACTTCTTCGACGCGGGCATGATGGAGGGCCTGGCGTGGCGGCTGCTGCGCTGCACGCGCTGGCGGCTCGGCGGCGCGTGTCCGCTGCGCGAGCCGCTCGGCCGCCACACGCTCACGCTgcacgccgcgctcgccgccaccAGATACAACGCCGTCGAGCGACGCAGGGAGGCGCTGCTCACCTACTACCCGCCGCATGT GTAA